GAATGCGAGTTGTAGAGTCAGGCCACCTAGGTTCAAACTCCAGCACTGCCTCTTGGGGTTGTGTGTGACCTTTGGCATATTATTAAGCCTTTCTAACACTCCagtgtaaaatgggggaaatagtAATACTTACTTTAGAGAATAGATGCATGTATCAAATAAGAATAATCAATCAAAAGGCTTGGATTGGTAATTAGGTTCAGTACACATTACCTACCCGCCAATTATtgtttgtatatttctttttttcccccaagtctgTAGCTACATATTTAACCTAGTACCTTTTAACCTGCAGAATTGCACCATTTGTAAGCAGTGTTAACCAAATTTAGATGATTTAAGAATACTTTTACAATAGGTTGATAGATCACTTACAGGAATTGGGGAGCTGTAATGGCTTGTTGGATTAAAGTTGACAGGAATAACTGGTCTCACTTTAACTGTGAAATGTGGTAAAAATTTTTGATTGTAATACATAGTAAACATTGAATAACATTACAAACATGTTAATATATGATTAGACACCTGACATATATTAGGGACCATCCAGGCTAGTATATATAGGTAAATGCTGCCTGTGCTTCAAAAAAACCGCATGTGTTCACTTATTTAGTGCTCTTGGATGCAAATTCTTGGAATTTTCTGATGTAATATACTCCTAAATATAGTTCATCATACAGTAACTAATACTGTATAAATACATTTAGTATTTCTCATGCATACTTTAATGTTGTAGGAAAAAATATTACGAAGCATAGGATTTCCTTCCAACCCCTCCAAACCTATTATGTAACACATGAAAGAGAAGGGTCAGGTTGAGCtcaccctcttccttttctttcttttttttgactgCAGGTAGTGGGCAGCAGTCAGTGACAGGTGTAACCTCCGTGGATGACAGCAATAGTTACTGGAGGATACGGGGGAAGACCGCCACCGTGTGTGAAAGGGGAACCCCCATCAGATGTGGTCAGCCCATCCGACTAACACATGTCAACACTGGCCGAAATCTCCATAGTCACCATTTCACCTCACCTCTTTCTGGAAACCAGGTGAGGTGGCATCCCGTGGATCACTGCTGCTCTACCGAGGAGTACTCAGTTGAGTTGTTTGATACCTTAGTTCTTAACCCTTTCTTTTCCAGATGTAGGTGTTCTCTTTTGTGCAGACCTGGAGAATATGCTTCTGTCCCATATGTGTGAAGGAAATTGTTTCTGGTCAAAATGGAGACTCTACGTCTAGATCAAATCAAGAAATGATGAGGGAAGAGAGACTAGGTATATGTTAGCATATCATAAGGTATCTTGATTAATCCTGCTATAAAGAAACCCTATGTTTTCCAAATTGCAAGAAAAATTATTaccattatgatttttttaatgatgctaACTAACcacattaggaaaataaattatgtattgtgccatttttttaagCCTTGAATTTTCGGATGATGTGGACACCTTAATGACTgattccctcccacccctacttTGTACATAGTTTTCCCTGTTAACATCTTAACATTAGTTTGGTAAATTTGCCACAGTTAATATAGCAATACTGATACACTGTTATCAACCAGAGTCCATAGTTCATTTTggtttccttagtttttacctactagctcttctcttttctgttccaggatcccatgcACGTCACATTTAGTTGTCATGCTTCTTTatgtccctcttttttttttaaactttttttattgaattatagtcattttacaacgttgtgtcaaattccagtgtagagcacaatttttcagttatacgtgaacatacatatattcattgtcactttttttcgctgtgagttacacaagatcttgtatatatttccctgtgctatacagtataatcctgtctattctacatatgcctgtcagtatctacaaattttgaacttccagtctatcccttcccaccccccaccccctatGTCCCTCttgactgtgacagtttctcagatttttcttctttttgttgaccttgacagttttgaaagGGGCTAGTTAGGTATATTATAGGGTGCTCATCTATTGGAATTTGTCTGATCTTCTTATGATTAGACTGGATTTATAAAGGTTTGGGCGAGGAAGACCGCAGAGGTAAAGTGTAATTTTCATCATCTTTATCAAGGATACATAGTATCTGCATGATTAATGACTGTTGATATTGATTACCTGGCTGAGGTAGTGTTTTTCAGGTTTCTCTTGTAAAGTCagtctttccatttttcccttttacatactgtactctttggaaagaagtcactATGCACAGCCCACACTTAAAGAGTTATGCTACCTTTAGGGTAGAAAAGCTGcataatttatttggaattcttctgcatgtgtgatttgtcttttctctatttacttaatcatttatttacattgGTATGGActcctggatatttattttatactttaagtTATAATCCAATAGCACTGTCTTTATTATGTTGCTCAGTTGTTCCAACTTTGGCTATTGGGAGCCCTTTCAGTTGTTTCCTGTATCCATATGACATATTTCCATCATTGTATATATTGTGTGGGTGTGTTTTaacacttccttactttctggcactatgAGATATTctaggctcatcttgtatatttcttgTCCAGTCCTAGAATGAGCTATTTCCCTAAGGAGTCCTGCTTCcatttattggagaatggtactCTTAGATGTAGGCCCTACATGAGCTTGTTGCTACTGGGATATTGTTTCTTTTAGGCCCTCTCATCTGACAGGGCTAAGAAATATCTGCATGTGAATGCATATACACATAACCATAAATGTTCATATGTGTAACCATCTGTGtctatattaaatgaaataagagtTCTTACTGATGTCTCCAGCTCTAATCCATTGTCTCATAGATCATTTTAGCCTCCTCCCTTTGCTTATTTGTAAATTCCCACTCTTAACAGTGAGATACCTGGCTCCTACCACTGTTGTCCACTTACTTACTTGTTCAGTTCCAGTATAGTAATAGAATTGTTAATTATGTGcagttccttttgcctttagtcttacAGACTATATTTCCAAATGACTGCCTTCTTATCTAAAATTTTATGGCTGTTagtgtatatttaaattatatatgttttgtaGTGGTCATTTTGTAAAGTATAGaaaattgaatcactgtgttgtgcacttggaactaacagtgttgtaggttcactatacttcaattaaaaaatatctgtatGTCTGAAATAATcagtaacttattttttaaattagttaaaaaaaaattttaacagagaTACCAGGAATTGATCCTGGGACCTTGCACTtgttaagcacacactttaccactgagcaatacccccACCCCTTAGTAGCTTTTTATTATCATACAAACTGAATTCTTGGCCTTAAGGGGAATGAGATTAGAATACGAGTAGAAGATAGAACCTGCTATACTTTGCTCggttaatatatattatttcatttaattctcataattattttgtaagatattattgtcatcattttatagaggagaagaTGAAAGCCCAAAGGAGTCACACAGGAAGGGACAAAACTGAGATTTAAGGTTTGCCTGTTTCCAGAGCCCATCCCCTTTCCAACTTGTGTTTCTCACCAGGTCACTTAAAATCTAGTTGAGGGAATGAGGCAGGAATAGTTAAAAGTCAAATAatgaggtaaaatatttttaagactataatagaaaataaaaggcaaatagAGGAttacttgtaaaataaatgtttgggCCATAATCTTATGGCAATTGATTTCatgtcttttgtgtctttttatttttttcccacagtttattttatttatttgtttgttttgtcagggggaggtaattagatttttatttatttttaatggaggtactagggattgagcccaggacctcgtgcatgctaagcacgtgctctaccactgagctatacactcccccctattttatttatttttgaacagtATTGGAAAAcctcttatttttcacttttagatagccttatttttcttcccattgcCTCCCTCTTTTTTCAAGCCTGTGTGTCAGCCATACTAATGTTGCTTACCTATCTGTGTCTTCTAGGAGGTGAGTGCTTTTGGTGAGGAAGGTGAAGGCGATTATCTGGATGACTGGACAGTGCTCTGTAATGGGCCCTACTGGGTGAGGGATGGTGAGGTGCGGTTCAAGCATTCTTCCACCGAGGTTCTGCTGTCTGTCACAGGAGAACAATATGGTCGACCCATCAGTGGGCAAAAAGAGGTGCATGGTATGGCCCAGCCAAGCCAGAACAACTACTGGAAAGCCATGGAAGGCATCTTCATGAAGCCCAGTGAACTACTGAAGGCAGAAGCCCACCACACAGAGCTGTGAGTCTGGAGGATGTGAGCCACTGTTACTGCACAGTGTTCATAGACATCTGCTGCTCCTTCCCCCTTTGGATTTCTGCCACAGGCTCCCTGGGCAGTGGCCATGTCACCACTAAGATGAAGATGCGTGACAGAAGACAGAGGCTATGTTTGGAAGCTTCAGTCCTTCATACTTGAATTGGTGGTTCTCCCAGACTTGGGTCAGTTCTTTCTGAGTACAGGACTTGTTTGTGAAGGAACGGATGCTTTTTATTCATACTAATAAAACAAACTGAGGGAGACATCCCTCGTAGCTGGGAAATTTTTATTCCTTAGAATCTTGGCATCATGGATTATTAATGTGTGTgacttttcttctactttctttctccaaattgaaaaaaatttcattgttACTGTGTTGTCATTTATTAGATGTGCTATTTCATAATCTGATAAATCCTTGAGTCCTAAAAGTCATTACAAACACTCTTGAGATGCTGGAAACCTTTAGTGTAGGCACTTTTGAGAGCCTTACTTACATTCAAACTTTTTCTGTCTCTACTTTCACCTTTCTCTCAGCATCTCATCTTTGTTTTTTGACAAATTATGACTAAAGACCCTTAATAAATAGCCAGTGAGATGTTTTACTTTGGATCTGTTACTGCACTTGATAAAAAGAGGTAGATGTAGAAAGAGGAACCAACATTTATTTACTGTCTGCTAAATAGTAGGCaccatattataatatttattttttaaattttttggggggtaattaggtttgtttgtttgtttaattaattaataatggaggtagtggggattgaacccaggacctcgtgtgtgctaagcacactctaccactgagctataccttcccccccagGTACCATGTTATAGAtcttacctcatttaatcttcacaggtATATTACCAGGTAAATATAGTTTTACCAGTGCAGAACAGAAAAGTTTAGTAGCTGCCTGAATTCTTAAAGCTAGTAAATAATTTGAGGATAGGAATCCAGCTTTGTTTCGCACCTGTTCCTTTTACTAGCACTACAACTGCGTTTAGCTCTTAGGAGATAACTCTACTTTTTGGACAAATGTAGGGATGACTTCCTCTAAAAAGAGGGTTAGAAAGCTTTTGTCCTCTGCtcacttcatttcttcctttactcTTGCTTGTCAGTTCCAGGAAGTTTGCTTCTATGTCCTTCAAGCATGGTAGTGATGAACAGAAGTGTCTGCCATCTGCTGGAATTTCAGTGATTAGTaggcctttttatttttagaaacttctGGATTTTTTCCTCCCTATTTGCTTTAGGGAGTTAATGTTGAACATTTAGGGATACCAGGTTTGTGCCAGACATGGCCCATAATATTAAAAGACTTGATCTCTTTTACAAAGATTTGTCTCAGTAAGCTGAGGCCACATCTAGTGGagctccatctctgcctcctccgTTATTCTACTAAAGTTGCATTGATCCCTTGAGGTCTCTCCAGAAAGAAGTAGACAAATGATAAAATCATTTCATACTATTGAGATAGTTGGGAGtagaataggaagaaagaaaggaagtgataaGGAACAGCTGAGTAAAGGGAACAGCTTGTACAACATGAATGAGAGTAAAGATGTGCTGCAAGGTGCCCCTTAGTGGCTTGGTCATCATTTTCACTGAGCTGTTGAGCTTTCCCTGAAGGTTCATAGACAGAACATGTTGAAGCTGCAGATAATGGGGATGGTGGAACTATGGTGTTTGAGAGGTAAGCATGAACTTGAAAAAAACAGTGGTGGAGCCCTTGGGGAGATGTGAAATGACTGATGAGACAACTGGATAAGGAGGAGCCAGTTGGATGGGTAAAAGCAACTTTGGGCCACCTAGGTGAAAGTTGAAATGGTGAAATCTGGAGGGATGGAAAAGATAGTCTTCAGGTGAAGTTAATCTGAAGGATGTTTATGGAGATTAGGATGTCAGAGCAAAGGGATATGAAGTACTTATTTTGAAATCCTCACAATGTCTTTAGCTTGTACTGTGTTAGAATCACCGTACTAAAGTTGGAAGGAATCTTCTTTGTCCAATTCCTTCatgtcacagagaaggaaacaagcaaaataaagctGAACTTGAATTCTCTATTTTACACAATTATGTTTGCTTCCCAGATAAATTGTTGTTGAAGGGCAAGAACAATATCTTCTACTTCTGTAGTATCCCTCTAGCCCAGTGCCTAGACTGCTATTCACGGtagacactgaaaactgcaatgAAAGGCCCAGAATGGTGTTGGCCACACAGCAGCTCAACACATACTGACTAGAACAATATTCAGTGAATAAGCTAAAAACTCAATTCCTTTGTGGATGGAATGAGATGGGATTTTGAGGCCTTTTAATTGGTTTAATTGGTTGGCCCTTAGTTTCCTCCTTAATGATTTTCACACAAGGCTCTCGAATAAGATAGAATAACTACTTCGTATGACCCAGGGTATAACATCCACAGTGGCTTCCGTCCGGGCCCTAAGTGGCCAAGCTGACTCTATAACTACCCCGGGAAACTGCTTTGGAAACAGAACTCTCCACGGCACAAAGGCGACAGCCAGGTCCACAGTCAGCTAAGGAAGCCGGCTCAGACTCTGGCTCCGGGTTCTGCATTTCCGGGCTCTGAAGGGTGCGCCCGAGGGCGGGGCATCTGTGTCAGTCCGCTCAAAGGCCGCCTCCTCTCGCACTCCTTCCGGAGCCACGCCTTTACTTCGCGCAAGCAGCCGGTCGGCCCTGCGGGATCGCGggcgccgggcggggcggggcggggcggggcggggcggggcatggagacagctggctggctgggtggcTGGCTGCGAGGGGCGGGGCTCACGCGCGCCAACGCTTCCTTGCCCAGTGCTGTCCCTGCGCGTGCAGCTGGTCGGCCCGCGGCGGCGCAGCTCAGAGCCGGCGGGGGGGCGCCCCGGCAGGGCGGGGGCCAgagccgggccgggccggggccggaATGCCCCTGTTCTTCTCCGCGCTGTTGGCCTTGCTGTTGGTTGCGCTTGGCGCCGTCTTCCTAGGCCGGTGAGGGGATCCCAGCCAcggcagggggtgggtgggaagggacggAAGAGAAATTGAGGAGGGGGCACGCGCTGGAAAGAggcgcgggggagggggaggggactggagggGACGGTGCGCCGGCGGCGGAGGGGGAGGGGTCGAGGAGGGGGAGCTCGACGAGGGGAGGGGTCGAGCGGGGGCGTAGGACCCGAGCTGGAGCGGAGATACGGGGAATAGGGGGAGACTGAGCGATCGGGCGAGGCCTCTGGAGATGCTGAGCTTGGGAAGCGAAGAGGTTTGTGAGTGAGGAGGTGGCCCGGCTCGGTGGTTTTTCTTTCACCATCCACACGCCCCTGAACGTCCCCTTCCTCGAGCGCGAAGGGCACCTGCAGCCTCGCCCTGGGGAGCCGGAAAAGGTCTGGCTGCCCAGGGAGCGCGGCATTTGAGCTGGCCGGGTATGACCGTACAGCGCCTTTCCGCGGACATCTGACTGGAGGGCGGAGAAGGAGACCCTTTGAGGGGTTGTGTGATGGCACATCTGGCACGGATGCCTGTCCTTCGACTCCTGTTGGGGCTTCTTTTTTCTCGAATTTCTAAGAATTTGAAGGATTGCTTTGTTTCCAACTTAGAGGTGGAGTTTAGTTCGTCTGAGTTCATCTGGATGGAGGGGACACTTCAGGGCTAGGGTTCTGATCAGCGTGGCTGAGTGTATATGACAGAGTGGGTGTTTCAGGAGACAGGAGAGTTGCCCAGAGGATTCTGCTCCAGGTCATGACCCTTTGCAAGGCCTTCTAGGACCagcagggggtgagggaggccGTAATTGGGAGAGGGTCCTTATGAACTCAGGGATTTTTCTGCAGGTGGTTTGTAGTCCGGTTGGCCACCAAGTGGTGTCAGCGGAAGCTGCAGGCGGAACTAAAGATTGGCTCCTTTTTTTGGATTCAGAATGTCAGTCTTAAGTTTCAGCAGCACCAGCAAACAGTGGTGAGTCCTGGGAAACTCCCTGGGTATGTATGTGAGGTTGATCTAGTTGAATTTTGggaacttttcattttttaaaaaattccggTGGCTTTCCTAGTTAACCCAGCCTTGCCACCTCTTTGCCAAGATAGTTTAAGAGTTAGTTTGGAAACACTAGAATTGAAGCAAGTTGTTCTGTTAAAAATGCTTATAAGGCACAGAATGTCCAGGGCACATGAGAAAGATGCAGAAGTAAAGCACAAAACAAAGATAATGGGAAGTAGAACAGCTTACTGTTCTAATTTAAGAGGGGAAACAAGGCAATgtatccataaaagaaaaatactaaacaagTTAAACATCATTGTGAGGAACAGGATATAGTACTGAGGAGAGAAGCTGGTGGAAATTGGAGAATATTTAGTGGAAGGGCTATAGCACTTCCTCCTTTTCGTAGAACCTTTCTTGTCTCGTCAAGCTGCTCTTGGCTTACCTAGCAGCTAGTGTACGAAGCTTTCTCCCACACTGTTTTAGGAAATTGATAGCCTGTGGATTTCCAGCAAACTCCTTAGCCATGATCTGCCGTGAGTACCCTCTCACCTCACTCTTCTCTTGGGGAATATATTGGGATTGCAGTTTATAGAATGAGATTCTTTTACAGAGGCCTCACAGCCCCAGGAGAGAAGTGGGTTCTTTCTTATGTCTTTGGGTTGGCCTGACAGCTAATGTTTTGTGAGACAGATATTGATAACTATCACAAAACTGTTGTCCATGATTTGAGTTACATTTTTAGGGAGGATGAGAAAGTGGAtgtgagggaggggaagagactgCTATGGAAGGAATGGATTTGATGGCAGTGAGGTTTCTCTTCTGGACAGACACTATGTGGCTTTGTGCTTTGGAGAAGTACGTATCAGAACAGATCTACAGAAGGTTTCTGGCCTGTTTGCCCCATTCTCCCAGAGTACTGGGGTGCATCAAAAGGAGCTGTCCTTCAGCCCATCCTTATTGAAGATTTTCTGCCAGGTGAGACTACTTTCCCACTTTCCTGGACTGAAGTGGGAATGGCTGGCTTTGGAGTCATGGGTGAATTTTCCTACTGTATTTGAGGCACAGTACTGAGATCTGTCTCTTACTCTTTTTCCTCTGGAAATGAAGGACATCGCCTTGAAGTTAATTATGGTTCATCTTTGCATTTTCCTTCCAGCTGTTCTCCATCCATGTAGATTCTATAAACATCATGGTTCTCAAGGTGGCTACTTCTGAATCCTTGTGGCATATTCAGATCAGAGAAAGTAGCTTTCTTTTGGATAGTGATGGGAAAAGGTAAGCACTGCATAGAAGAAGGTTCATAGTCCCATTCTTGCCTTATAGTTGTTTCAGGGTGGGTGGATGTCAGGACTTTCATATCAAAGTGTCAGGTTCTCATTCTGTGTAATTGAGAAAAGATTAAGATTAGGCAGTTCTCTTTGCCTTGTGCCTTCCAGCAAACAAAGCTTGATTGAAGGTAAATGGTGAGGAAAGGGGCCAagtgctcttaatttttttcctttcccaggctGAAGTGTGAGGTGAGCCTGAGTCAGATCAACAGCAAAGTTCTAAAGAGTGGCCAGTTGGTGAGTATTCCATGGTCATTCAGATGCCTTGTTTCTGGGCATAAGATATGAAGGAGCTGAGGGCTTACATTTTTAGATTCTGTGTGTTATGGGGTTCCCTTAAGGCTGTGTTCCAGATCACTGCATTTGCCCCCAAACTCTCTACACATTCACACCTTAGAGGGCTGTCTTCCCTGTAGGAGGACACCTGCCTGGCGGAGCTCTCACTTGCCCTAAAGCTGTGTCTAGAGGTGGGCATCAGCAGCCGGCAGCTGAAGGCAGTCACTGTGATTGTGTGGACACTCCATGCTGAACTTCATGAGGGCCTCTTCCATAGTCAGCTGCTGCgccagggcccaggcctggctcccaAGCCTGTTCCCTGTTCAGGTAAAACTGTAGTCAGTGAGCTTCTTGGTGTCCCTATTCTTGGGTTATTTTGGAAGTAGGAAAAAATTGTGGTCTCACTACTGATTTAGGTATGATTTGTTAGTTGCCATGGCCTTTGACCCTGGCCTTTTAGGATAGCTAGAGGCAATAAGGCATTTGTTTGTGGTGGGTGAAAGAACTGACATTTAGTGGGTAATTTTTGTGAATTAGACCTGTACTGTGGGTTTATGTGTGTTCCCCTACTAAATCCTCAGtgtttcacagataagaaaactgaagtctaGGAAGGTTAGATGGGAAACTTGATTGAGAGCACACAGTTAATCAGTAGTAAAAATGAGGTTTAAATTATTTATCCTAAAGTTCATATCCTTTTCATTACACTAGCCTGCTCTCCATACTATTTATTAGACCCTGGGGAAGGAAGTATAGCAGGTGCCTGGATCTCTAGGATATCTGTCCTGTGGCCTAAGATTTGGCATCTGCTTAGCCTACTTTATGTGTGAGAAGAGGGCATGGCACGTTGGGAGACTTACGAGGGTTAAAGATTGACAGCTCTTGTattattctttcatgttttcaGAGGTGACAGAGAACTTGGCTGAGCCGACTCTGCCTGGCCTATACCTCCTTCAGCAGCTGCCAGACCAGGTCAAGGTGAAGATGGAGATCACAAGTGTGGTCCTGTCCATGAATAGTCAAAAGAGGTGAGATCTCTCTTGACACAGAAGTGTGGAGAGTGATAGTTGGAGTTATATGCTGGGGTCTCCATAACCAGCCTAGTAGCTGTACTGAGCCTGTCTGAGAGGAGAAGGGGAATAGGAATAGCATTCCACATATTTCTGAGGCAGTCTGTCTCCGGTCCAGGCACCTGAATTGGACACTGAAGCTGCTGCATTTCCTATACCACCGTGATGAGGATCAGCTGCCCCTTCGAAGCTTCACGACAGACTCTGATATGGCACAGATGAGCACTGAACTCCTTCTGAAAGGTTCATGGGAGGGGATAGTCGTACTGAGAGAGAACGGGAGGACCAGACACACTGTTCCTCTGTGCCCCACTTGGTCTGGTTAACCTAACATCAGTGTAACTGGGGAGAGGCAGATAAGAACATACTGTGAGAAAATGGCCGTGGTTCATGAGTATTGGTGACAATCTCTTcatctcctttcctgcctctgacCCTCTCCTAGTCTTGACTTTTGCTCTCCCAGTGTTCCCTTCTGATCTACCCTTTGCCCTTACAGATGGGTTGTTGCTATCCCAGAGCCGCCAGCGCATTGTTTGCCTCAACTCCCTCAAGGCTAGTGTACAGGTGTGTTAGGGGCTGTGGTACCAAGaattctttctctgctccttccctaaATCATTGCATCATGAGCTAATGAAATAAAACCGAAGCCCATAGTTTTGGTGTTCTCATTTCCAGGTGACCACCATTGACCTCTCAGCCTCCCTGGTTCTGAACACTTGTATTATTCATTACCGGCACCAAGAATTCTCTCACTGGCTGAACATGCTAGCACTGGAAACCGAAGAGTCTAGTTCATCTGTTcttaagcaaaggagaaaaaggtCAGTGTAACTTTTTCAGCCATCGTCTTATCAGGTgaatttttgtattcttttggtCTAAAGTAGTAtcttatgttaaatatatatttgattgttctttttaaattttagcctcAGTAGCCCAGACTCAATAGCAATCCTGTTTCACATATCTTTCCCATTATATTAGACTCTTTGGCAGTAGGATgatgtcttctttgtttttaggTTCTCAGTGCCGAGCACAATGCCTTATTATAcaaagtaaacatttgttgaaatgaaCTTAAGTGATAAACTATCTTGTCTGCTTTGGGTGACAGGTCATGTCAGTAGTGCCATGTCTCTGTGTAGTGCTTGCATTGTGTTGCATAGAGAACTTAAGGTCGGTAGTTTGGAAGTGATGCTCCTTAGTTGTATTAGGTTGAATCATAAGATATGCTGTTGTTCATCATATTTGATCTATGAAAATGGCAGTTTCACATGGTTCAACCTATTATGTTTCTCGCATTCCTGCAGATTATCATTGAGAGTAGCAGTGAACTGATGagttcagtcttctttttttcctagttgATCTCGCCCTACAGATCACAACAAAACTCACTCTGCCTTTTGAGAGCTTCAGGAATCTGTTCCATGATAGGAAGTTGCAGTTCTTTCCTTATCAAACAGTGATGTCTTGTCTCTGTGCAGAGTCTTCCCTCAGATCCTGGCTCCCATCATCTTTAGCACCTCCATCACCAATGTCAACGT
The sequence above is a segment of the Camelus ferus isolate YT-003-E chromosome 16, BCGSAC_Cfer_1.0, whole genome shotgun sequence genome. Coding sequences within it:
- the SDF2 gene encoding stromal cell-derived factor 2 isoform X2 codes for the protein MAVVSLLLFGGLWSAVGASNLAVVTCGSVVKLLNTRHNVRLHSHDVRYGSGSGQQSVTGVTSVDDSNSYWRIRGKTATVCERGTPIRCGQPIRLTHVNTGRNLHSHHFTSPLSGNQEVSAFGEEGEGDYLDDWTVLCNGPYWVRDGEVRFKHSSTEVLLSVTGEQYGRPISGQKEVHGMAQPSQNNYWKAMEGIFMKPSELLKAEAHHTEL
- the SDF2 gene encoding stromal cell-derived factor 2 isoform X1; this translates as MAVVSLLLFGGLWSAVGASNLAVVTCGSVVKLLNTRHNVRLHSHDVRYGSGSGQQSVTGVTSVDDSNSYWRIRGKTATVCERGTPIRCGQPIRLTHVNTGRNLHSHHFTSPLSGNQVRWHPVDHCCSTEEYSEVSAFGEEGEGDYLDDWTVLCNGPYWVRDGEVRFKHSSTEVLLSVTGEQYGRPISGQKEVHGMAQPSQNNYWKAMEGIFMKPSELLKAEAHHTEL